In bacterium, the following proteins share a genomic window:
- a CDS encoding nucleotidyl transferase AbiEii/AbiGii toxin family protein codes for MNWENSKAITPLKREFLKAFFLREKRFFLTGGSALGLFYLQHRFSYDLDLFSTGHVDWIELDGTMHLCARAMSADLELLRNAPTFRRYRLVRADHSEIIDIVVDVSPQVDSEKRWIGDVQVDTLHEIMLNKITTLISRCELKDIVDLFFLERVGFKIEDCFEEAQQKDGGLDPAMISLLLNSVTITELPDYMIEPLTIEELRGFVDDMKRRMVLMAYPESVGDGT; via the coding sequence ATGAACTGGGAAAACTCTAAGGCCATTACCCCCCTTAAACGGGAGTTTCTCAAGGCTTTCTTTCTTCGTGAAAAACGCTTTTTTCTCACGGGTGGGAGCGCGTTGGGACTGTTCTATCTTCAGCACAGATTCTCCTATGATCTCGACCTGTTTTCGACGGGGCACGTGGACTGGATCGAACTCGATGGCACGATGCATCTGTGCGCACGGGCGATGAGTGCCGACTTGGAGTTGCTGCGTAATGCTCCAACCTTCAGGCGATATCGCCTTGTCAGAGCGGATCATTCCGAGATCATCGATATCGTCGTAGATGTGAGTCCCCAGGTTGATTCCGAGAAACGGTGGATAGGGGATGTGCAGGTTGACACCCTTCATGAGATCATGTTGAACAAGATAACGACGTTGATTAGCCGTTGTGAACTGAAGGATATCGTTGACCTCTTTTTCCTGGAGAGGGTGGGTTTTAAGATTGAAGACTGTTTCGAAGAAGCACAGCAGAAGGATGGCGGGCTGGACCCCGCCATGATTTCCCTGTTGCTGAACTCCGTGACAATTACCGAGTTGCCCGATTACATGATCGAGCCGCTGACCATTGAGGAACTGCGTGGATTTGTCGATGACATGAAACGCCGCATGGTCCTGATGGCGTATCCTGAATCGGTCGGAGACGGAACGTAG